The Streptomyces hundungensis genome contains the following window.
CGGCGCGCGCGGCCGTGCCCGACTCGCCGAGGATCTCCACGAGCCGCTCGGCGCGGGCGTGCGTCCGGTTGGCGACCACGACCTCCTCGACACCGATCCGGCTCAGCGTCGCGGCGGCGAGCGAGGACATGGAGCCGGCGCCGATGACCAGCGCCCGCTTGCCCTTGGCCCAGCCCTCGACGGGCGCGCCCGCGGCGAGCTGCTCAAGACCGAAGGTGACGAGCGACTGCCCGGCCCGGTCGATGCCGGTCTCGCTGTGCGCCCGCTTGCCGACCCGCAGCGCCTGCTGGAACAGGTCGTTCAACAGCCGCCCGGCGGTGTGCAGTTCCTGCCCGAGCGCCAGGGTGTCCTTGATCTGGCCGAGGATCTGCCCCTCGCCGACGACCATCGAGTCGAGGCCGCAGGCCACCGAGAAGACGTGGTGGACGGCCCGGTCCTCGTAGTGCACGTACAGATAAGGGGTGAGCTCCTCCAGGCCGACGCCGCTGTGCTGGGCGAGCAGCGTGGAGAGCTCGGCGACACCGGCGTGGAACTTGTCCACGTCCGCGTACAGCTCGATGCGGTTGCAGGTGGCGAGCACGGCCGCCTCGGCCGCGGGCTCGGCGGCGAGGGTGTCATGGAGCAGCTTGGCCTGCGCGTCCGGGGAGAGGGAGGCCCGCTCCAGGACGCTGACCGGGGCGCTGCGGTGGCTGAGGCCGACGACCAGAAGGCTCATGCCGGCATCACGGCGGGCAGATCCCCGTCCGGTCCCTTCCGGCCATGGCCCGCGGCGCGCACCGGCGGCACCACGGCGGCGGCGGCCTCGGCCACGGCGGCTTCCTCGCCGGCCTTGCGCTGCTCGTGGAAGGCGAGGATCTGGAGCTCGATGGAGAGGTCGACCTTGCGCACGTCGACGCCCTCGGGCACCGACAGAACGGTCGGCGCGAAGTTGAGGATGGAGGTCACCCCGGCCGCGACCAGACGCTCGCAGACCTGCTGGGCGGCGCCCGCGGGGGTCGCGATGACCCCGATCGAGACACCGTTCTCGCTGATGATCTTCTCCAGGTCGTCGGTGTGCTGCACCGGCATCCCGGCCACCGGCTTTCCGGCCATCGCCGGATCGGCGTCTATCAGGGCCGCGACCCGGAAACCACGCGAGGCGAAGCCGCCGTAGTTGGCGAGCGCGGCGCCGAGGTTACCGATACCGACGATCACAACCGGCCAGTCCTGGGTCAGACCCAGTTCACGGGAGATCTGGTAGACGAGATACTCGACGTCGTAGCCCACGCCACGGGTGCCGTACGAGCCGAGGTAGGAGAAGTCCTTGCGCAGCTTCGCGGAGTTGACCCCCGCGGCAGCCGCGAGTTCCTCGGAGGAGACCGTCGGCACGGAGCGCTCCGAGAGTCCGGTGAGCGCACGCAGATACAGCGGAAGCCTGGCGACGGTGGCCTCGGGGATTCCTCGGCTTCGGGTCGCCGGTCGGTGAGTTCGGCCAGTTGCCACGGTGCTCCTGCGGGATGAGCGGGGCTGTAGGCGGCCACATGGCGCAGGGCCGCCCCGTCGGATGCAGGCTATGTCTTTGTGAACGCGTGCACAAAGATGGTGTCCGCTTTGTCCGAGCAAAGTGACCGGGCTCACGCGAGTCGATGCCGTGATCGCGGAACCACAGACGGGTTCAGTCCGTTCAGGACCCGAAGAGGGCAAAGCCGCACACTCTCCTCACAGCGATACCCCCGAACCATGGCAAAACGACCCTTGATGGTAACCGCAACCATCGCGATCCCCACCATTTGCCAGTTCAGCCCGCGGCCCGCGACCACTCCCGGTTCAGCCGGCCAGTGCCCCTTTGAGACGCGCCGGGTCCACGCGCCAGAAGGTGTGCCGCTCGCCGTCGACCAGCACGACCGGGATCTGCTCCCAGTACTCCTCGTACAGCGCCTCGTCCTGAGTGATGTCCTTCTTCTCCCAGGACGCGCCCGTCTCGGCACACACGGCCTCGATCACCTCCTGGGCGTCGTCGCACAGATGACAACCGGGCTTCCCGATCAGCGTGACCACCCGGTCGGCAGGGTTCCCGCCCGGCTTCTTCGTACGTCGCAGCAAGGGACTCATGCCATCCATTGTCCAACCCCGGCCGGGCCCGGGACCCATAACGCCCGAATCGTCCGTTTAACGCGATGGCCCGGCAGAGTTCACGCCATCGCATCCCCAGCGCGTCGGGCGGGCCCGAACAGACTGGCTATGCTCACGGCATGGCCGCACTGGGATGGCTCACCCGTCGTAGGCCCTCGGCGACAGCGCGCAGCGTGCTGGCCGGCGAGGCCGCAGCCGAGGCAGCCCGCAAGTCCTCGCAGGAACTCGCGGAGCTGGTGGAACCGGCCCGCGACAGGGCCGACGAGCTCCCGCCGGAGCCCACGTTCCCCGTCGTCGGGGACGCCCTGGCCGCCGCCTTCTTCGACCTCGACAACACCGTCATGCAGGGCGCCGCCCTCTTCCACTTCGGCCGGGGCCTCTACAAGAGGCAGTTCTTCCAGCGCCGCGAACTCGCCCGCTTCGCCTGGCAGCAGGCCTGGTTCCGGCTGGCCGGCGTCGAGGACCCCGAGCACATGCAGGACGCCCGCGACAGCGCGCTGTCCATCGTCAAGGGCCACCGCGTCTCCGAGCTCATGTCGATCGGCGAGGAGATCTACGACGAGTACATGGCCGACCGCATCTGGCCCGGCACCCGCGCGCTGGCCCAGGCCCACCTCGACGCGGGCCAGAAGGTCTGGCTGGTGACGGCCGCCCCGGTCGAGACCGCCACGATCATCGCCCGCCGCCTCGGCCTGACCGGCGCGCTCGGCACGGTCGCCGAGTCGGTGGACGGCGTCTATACGGGACGCCTGGTGGGCGAGCCCCTGCACGGGCCCGCCAAGGCCGAGGCCGTACGGGCCCTGGCCGCCGCCGAGGGCCTCGACCTCAGCCGGTGCGCCGCGTACAGCGATTCGCACAACGACATCCCGATGCTCTCGCTCGTCGGCCACCCCTACGCCGTCAACCCCGACGCCAAACTCCGCAAGCACGCCCGCGAGCGCGAGTGGCGGCTGCGGGACTACCGCACCGGCCGCAAGGCCGCGAAGGTCGGCATCCCGGCCGCCGCCGGGGTCGGCGCACTGGCGGGCGGCACGGTCGCCGCGATCGCCCTGCACCGCCGCCGCCGCTGACGCCGACGGGCGCCCGTTCGCCACTGTCCGCAGCCATTCGCGATCGCCGGCCGTCGTCGGCCGCCGGAATATTCGATTGTGGGGGTTTCGCCCCTGCCCCCTTGGCCCGCCTGCCCCGTTGCCCGCACGCGCGCACAACAGATCTCCGGCGCGGACAGATCCGAAAGTAATCCGATCAAGTTCTGCTCACTATGTGCGACTTGAATAGCCGCATAGACGTAACAGAAGCGACGGAATCGACGATTTGAGCAACTGGGTGTAGCGCTCCCTGCACGAAGCGTTATTCTCCTCAGACGCAATCCGGAACCCCGCACATCGCCACGATGGGTGAACGGTTCCGCACTGCACGTGATGGAAGCTCTGCCTCTGGGAGTCCCGTGTACCCACACGTCGGGGTTGACGCCTCGGGCCTGGCTACGCTGCGCGGGGCGGTCGTCGACCGCCTGCGCGTCTTCGTCCCCACCGCGTACGCCGGCGCCCCTGCCTTCGCCACCGCAACACCCGTCGGGCCCTGTTATGCCCTGGCCGACGGTGGTGCCGCAGTCGGTAGACGGAGCGGCGGCCGCAGCACGGGCACGTCCGCGACGCCCACCGCCCGCCGGCCCACCGCCGACAGCGACAGCGCCCGCATGATGGATCTCGTCGAGCGCGCACAGGCCGGCGAGGCCGACGCCTTCGGCCGGCTGTACGACCAGTACAGCGACACGGTCTACCGCTACATCTACTACCGCGTCGGCGGCAAGGCGACGGCCGAGGACCTCACCAGCGAGACGTTCCTGCGCGCCCTGCGCCGGATCTCCACCTTCACCTGGCAGGGCCGTGACTTCGGCGCCTGGCTGGTCACGATCGCGCGCAACCTGGTCGCCGACCACTTCAAGTCG
Protein-coding sequences here:
- a CDS encoding redox-sensing transcriptional repressor Rex, which translates into the protein MATGRTHRPATRSRGIPEATVARLPLYLRALTGLSERSVPTVSSEELAAAAGVNSAKLRKDFSYLGSYGTRGVGYDVEYLVYQISRELGLTQDWPVVIVGIGNLGAALANYGGFASRGFRVAALIDADPAMAGKPVAGMPVQHTDDLEKIISENGVSIGVIATPAGAAQQVCERLVAAGVTSILNFAPTVLSVPEGVDVRKVDLSIELQILAFHEQRKAGEEAAVAEAAAAVVPPVRAAGHGRKGPDGDLPAVMPA
- a CDS encoding glutaredoxin family protein — encoded protein: MSPLLRRTKKPGGNPADRVVTLIGKPGCHLCDDAQEVIEAVCAETGASWEKKDITQDEALYEEYWEQIPVVLVDGERHTFWRVDPARLKGALAG
- a CDS encoding HAD family hydrolase, which codes for MAALGWLTRRRPSATARSVLAGEAAAEAARKSSQELAELVEPARDRADELPPEPTFPVVGDALAAAFFDLDNTVMQGAALFHFGRGLYKRQFFQRRELARFAWQQAWFRLAGVEDPEHMQDARDSALSIVKGHRVSELMSIGEEIYDEYMADRIWPGTRALAQAHLDAGQKVWLVTAAPVETATIIARRLGLTGALGTVAESVDGVYTGRLVGEPLHGPAKAEAVRALAAAEGLDLSRCAAYSDSHNDIPMLSLVGHPYAVNPDAKLRKHAREREWRLRDYRTGRKAAKVGIPAAAGVGALAGGTVAAIALHRRRR
- a CDS encoding ECF subfamily RNA polymerase sigma factor, BldN family produces the protein MYPHVGVDASGLATLRGAVVDRLRVFVPTAYAGAPAFATATPVGPCYALADGGAAVGRRSGGRSTGTSATPTARRPTADSDSARMMDLVERAQAGEADAFGRLYDQYSDTVYRYIYYRVGGKATAEDLTSETFLRALRRISTFTWQGRDFGAWLVTIARNLVADHFKSSRFRLEVTTGEMLDANEVERSPEDSVLESLSNAALLEAVRKLNPQQQECVTLRFLQGLSVAETARVMGKNEGAIKTLQYRAVRTLARLLPDDAR